A genomic window from Synergistaceae bacterium includes:
- a CDS encoding YebC/PmpR family DNA-binding transcriptional regulator, with product MSGHSKWANIKHRKAAQDAKRGNLFQKLVRAIIIAAKDGGGDPAMNMRLKTAIERAKAVSVPNDNITRAIKRGTGELGDITYDELTYEAYGPSGIAVLVNVMTDNRNRTTPEIRALLARNGGQMGESGSVAWMFDRKGVIEVKGEGLDEDALMTVGLDSGMSDMEASEEGFTLYCEPGDLDALQKTLEDNKYVVDSAEVSMIAKTPVEISDPEAARKILRLVDALEEHDDVQNVYSNFDIPDEVASQIEED from the coding sequence TTGTCAGGACATTCAAAATGGGCAAATATTAAGCACCGTAAAGCAGCTCAGGACGCAAAAAGGGGAAATTTATTCCAGAAATTAGTACGCGCAATCATTATCGCAGCTAAAGACGGAGGCGGCGACCCTGCTATGAACATGCGCCTCAAGACAGCTATCGAACGCGCTAAGGCCGTCAGTGTTCCAAATGATAATATAACTCGTGCAATTAAACGCGGTACAGGCGAACTCGGCGACATAACTTACGATGAATTAACTTACGAGGCTTACGGGCCTTCAGGAATCGCAGTACTTGTCAACGTCATGACAGATAACAGAAATAGAACGACTCCCGAAATCCGCGCTCTATTAGCACGTAACGGCGGTCAAATGGGCGAGTCTGGTTCAGTTGCGTGGATGTTCGACCGCAAAGGAGTTATCGAGGTTAAAGGCGAAGGACTCGACGAGGACGCTTTAATGACTGTAGGACTTGACTCCGGCATGTCGGACATGGAAGCAAGCGAAGAAGGTTTTACACTTTATTGTGAGCCCGGTGATTTGGACGCATTGCAGAAAACTCTTGAGGATAATAAATACGTCGTTGACAGTGCAGAAGTCTCAATGATCGCAAAGACTCCCGTTGAAATTTCTGATCCTGAGGCAGCACGAAAAATTTTGCGGCTCGTTGATGCTCTCGAAGAACATGACGACGTTCAGAATGTTTACTCAAATTTTGATATTCCTGATGAAGTAGCTTCACAGATTGAGGAAGATTAA
- a CDS encoding SpoIID/LytB domain-containing protein has translation MNLFRRINLFVIVLIIALSAKESFARDIYVRLSTAKKFSIGITDGNLIMTDPEGRISNLGGSANISVSGQNVIIGGYSFPMPVRITGTGFLKFNGKNYRGAFLITQRAGLLNVLDIEQYLYGVLPAEVGANWHMEALRTQAICARTYALKQSMNRADKGYDVVDTDSDQVYKGAGVETAKTNQAVNSTAGLVLTYGNELAATYFHSDSGGHTANVADVWGQNDKPYLCGVPEVVNYKSPVSVWNARFSAEKIQAAVTKATGTNIGKITEIQVSDVDEGGRAIMMTFIGSRGSKTIRAAQFRLALDPRTLKSTMLTPSGGSFNVTNTTTPSGLVTTQRNNQSSSNLNFDQEQAIAKMTAEGVFTTTELIDMLSNPSKQKDYYEIGLGRTSRNKPANKPANNPPQRMNKYGYSIEKRGNEFIFYGRGWGHGVGLCQWGSMAMAEQGYKGEQILAHYYPGTNVRRIK, from the coding sequence ATGAATTTATTTCGACGTATAAATTTATTTGTTATTGTGTTAATAATTGCTTTGAGTGCGAAAGAGTCATTTGCGCGCGATATTTACGTGAGACTCTCGACTGCTAAAAAATTTTCAATCGGGATAACTGACGGAAATTTAATAATGACAGATCCAGAGGGGCGAATCTCGAATTTAGGCGGCTCTGCAAATATTTCTGTGTCGGGTCAAAACGTGATAATCGGCGGTTATTCGTTCCCAATGCCCGTAAGAATCACAGGTACAGGCTTTCTCAAGTTCAACGGGAAAAATTATCGGGGAGCTTTCCTCATCACACAGCGTGCGGGATTATTGAACGTTCTTGACATCGAGCAATATTTATACGGTGTTCTGCCTGCTGAAGTCGGAGCAAACTGGCACATGGAGGCATTAAGGACTCAGGCAATTTGCGCGCGTACATATGCACTCAAACAAAGTATGAATCGTGCTGATAAAGGCTATGACGTAGTAGACACTGACTCAGATCAAGTCTATAAAGGCGCAGGAGTCGAGACCGCAAAAACGAATCAAGCAGTAAACTCTACAGCAGGATTAGTGCTCACATATGGCAATGAATTAGCGGCAACTTATTTTCACTCGGACAGCGGCGGACACACTGCAAATGTTGCGGACGTATGGGGGCAGAATGACAAACCCTATTTGTGCGGAGTGCCTGAAGTTGTGAATTATAAATCTCCCGTTTCTGTGTGGAATGCAAGATTTTCGGCCGAAAAAATTCAAGCAGCAGTAACAAAAGCTACAGGAACAAATATCGGCAAGATTACAGAAATTCAAGTTTCAGACGTTGACGAGGGCGGGCGCGCTATTATGATGACATTTATCGGCAGCAGAGGCAGCAAAACTATTAGAGCAGCGCAATTCAGACTCGCATTAGACCCTAGAACGCTGAAAAGTACAATGCTTACACCTTCGGGAGGTTCATTCAACGTAACTAATACGACGACACCGAGCGGACTCGTAACGACTCAGAGAAATAATCAATCAAGCAGCAATCTTAATTTCGATCAGGAGCAGGCAATCGCAAAAATGACAGCTGAAGGGGTCTTCACGACAACAGAATTAATTGACATGCTCTCGAACCCAAGCAAACAGAAAGATTATTACGAAATCGGACTCGGCAGAACTTCACGCAATAAGCCTGCAAATAAACCCGCAAATAATCCCCCTCAACGCATGAACAAATACGGTTATTCGATCGAGAAGCGCGGAAATGAATTTATTTTTTACGGACGAGGCTGGGGACATGGAGTCGGGCTTTGTCAATGGGGATCTATGGCAATGGCTGAACAAGGTTACAAGGGCGAGCAGATTTTAGCGCACTATTATCCGGGAACGAACGTAAGACGAATTAAATGA
- the ruvB gene encoding Holliday junction branch migration DNA helicase RuvB, producing the protein MTDRIFDTPRNQEDLTIRPKYLADFIGQEKLREKLQIYISAAKGRNEPLDHILFYGPPGLGKTTLAGIIAQEMGGQLRTTTGPALERAGDLAAIVSNIERNDVLFIDEIHRMPAQVEEILYPAMEDFTLHIVVGKGPMARTIALNLPKFTLCGATTRLGLLTSPLRARFGIVEQLALYTDEELTRIILRAADVLNVKISPDAGLEIAKRSRGTPRIALRLLRRVRDVASVLSGAGTEVSQEIAIRAMNMLDVDSEGLDEGDRRILRTIIDLFNGGPVGLGTIAAAINEDSQTIEDIYEPYLIQKGLIERTPRGRKATKNAYLYLGREYREDDLLLF; encoded by the coding sequence ATGACTGATAGAATCTTTGACACGCCCAGAAATCAGGAAGATTTAACGATTAGGCCGAAATATTTAGCTGATTTTATCGGTCAGGAAAAATTACGCGAGAAATTACAGATTTACATATCAGCAGCTAAGGGACGTAATGAGCCTCTCGACCATATTTTATTTTACGGCCCTCCTGGACTTGGAAAAACGACTCTGGCCGGAATAATCGCGCAGGAAATGGGCGGACAATTACGCACGACAACAGGTCCCGCACTTGAACGCGCCGGAGACTTGGCCGCAATTGTTTCAAATATTGAGCGCAACGACGTTTTATTTATTGACGAGATTCACCGAATGCCCGCACAGGTTGAGGAAATTTTATATCCCGCAATGGAAGATTTTACGCTTCATATAGTTGTAGGTAAGGGCCCCATGGCGCGCACAATAGCTCTTAACCTGCCGAAATTCACACTTTGCGGAGCTACGACGAGATTAGGACTCTTGACTTCACCTTTACGCGCGAGATTTGGAATCGTTGAGCAGTTAGCTTTATACACTGATGAAGAATTGACGAGAATAATTTTGCGTGCTGCTGATGTCTTGAACGTAAAAATTTCACCTGATGCCGGACTCGAAATTGCAAAACGTTCGCGGGGTACACCCAGAATCGCATTAAGACTCCTGCGTCGTGTTCGTGATGTTGCCAGCGTTTTATCAGGTGCAGGGACGGAAGTAAGTCAAGAAATTGCAATTCGCGCTATGAATATGCTTGACGTTGACTCAGAAGGTCTTGACGAGGGCGACAGGAGAATTTTGCGCACTATAATAGATTTATTTAACGGGGGCCCGGTCGGACTAGGCACTATAGCGGCGGCAATTAATGAAGACTCGCAGACGATTGAAGATATTTACGAGCCTTATTTGATTCAAAAAGGTTTAATCGAGCGCACACCCAGAGGCCGTAAAGCAACAAAGAACGCATATTTATATTTAGGCCGTGAGTACAGAGAAGACGATTTATTATTATTTTGA
- the nadE gene encoding NAD(+) synthase, with protein MVQNIITQCENWLREQVSKAGANGIILGLSGGIDSSVLAAIGRKALGKSGVFGVIMPCHSIDEDEADARLLAEKFDISFKLVNLSGVYDSILDSLGEEITTLAKSNLKARLRMVTLYALGQTKNFLVCGTSNKSEYETGYFTKYGDSGVDLMPLANFLKRDIREIAKILNVPEKIINKAPSAGLYQGQTDESDMGFTYEILDEYLSSGNISDSKARERIDVMRRRSEHKRQPIPIFKF; from the coding sequence ATCGTGCAAAATATAATAACTCAATGTGAAAATTGGCTTCGTGAACAAGTCAGCAAGGCCGGTGCAAATGGAATAATTCTAGGACTTTCCGGCGGGATTGACTCTTCTGTTCTCGCAGCTATTGGCCGTAAAGCTCTGGGAAAATCCGGAGTCTTTGGTGTCATTATGCCGTGTCATAGCATTGACGAAGACGAGGCCGACGCAAGATTATTAGCAGAAAAATTTGATATTTCGTTCAAGCTCGTAAATCTTTCGGGAGTCTATGATTCGATTCTTGACTCTCTCGGCGAAGAAATTACTACTCTCGCTAAATCAAATCTCAAAGCGCGCTTAAGAATGGTAACTTTATATGCACTGGGACAAACTAAAAATTTTCTCGTCTGCGGAACAAGCAATAAATCAGAATATGAAACAGGCTACTTCACGAAATATGGAGATTCGGGCGTTGACTTGATGCCGCTCGCAAATTTCTTGAAGCGTGATATACGGGAAATCGCAAAAATTTTGAACGTTCCGGAGAAAATTATTAACAAGGCACCCAGCGCAGGACTCTATCAGGGTCAGACGGACGAGTCAGACATGGGATTTACTTACGAGATTTTAGACGAATATTTATCATCAGGAAATATCAGCGATTCTAAAGCACGTGAAAGAATCGACGTAATGAGAAGACGCAGCGAACACAAACGCCAGCCGATTCCAATTTTCAAATTTTAG
- the ruvA gene encoding Holliday junction branch migration protein RuvA yields the protein MIRSLTGQVLDILGNIIILDVNGIGFEILCSRSILSQSKTGENLRVITSLQISESGAVIYGFSSEREREFFTRLTSVKGVGGRTGIAILSELSLDEVVRAVSSADVNAFTRVPGIGRKTAERLCFELKNVAALKVMGGDENISSEQKSSGHADSVIDALLSLGFTRSDAGGVVNLLRAAHGENFNSLSEEDLLRLALRELHK from the coding sequence ATGATTCGTTCATTAACCGGCCAAGTTCTTGATATTTTGGGAAATATAATAATTCTTGACGTAAACGGAATCGGCTTTGAGATTCTTTGTTCGCGTTCAATTTTGAGTCAGTCAAAAACGGGTGAAAATTTGCGTGTGATAACTTCATTGCAGATTTCAGAATCGGGAGCAGTTATTTACGGGTTCAGCTCTGAACGTGAACGGGAATTTTTTACGCGGTTGACAAGCGTTAAAGGAGTCGGAGGCCGCACAGGTATAGCGATTTTGTCTGAATTATCGCTTGATGAAGTTGTTCGTGCTGTATCGTCTGCTGATGTGAACGCCTTTACAAGAGTCCCCGGAATTGGCCGTAAAACTGCTGAAAGACTCTGTTTTGAATTAAAGAATGTTGCTGCGTTAAAAGTTATGGGCGGCGATGAAAATATTTCAAGTGAGCAAAAGTCTTCAGGTCATGCAGACTCAGTTATTGACGCGCTATTATCACTTGGATTCACACGTTCGGACGCGGGCGGGGTCGTTAATTTACTGCGGGCTGCTCACGGAGAAAATTTTAACTCATTGAGCGAAGAAGATTTATTACGACTCGCATTAAGGGAGCTTCACAAATAA
- the queA gene encoding tRNA preQ1(34) S-adenosylmethionine ribosyltransferase-isomerase QueA, producing MTNIYDLSSYNYNLPPERIAQFPASPRDSSRLLVWNVKKDSILTDKYFRDIINFLTPDDLLVLNDTRVIPARLNAFRESGGKCELLLLKNLDADFITWEALVKPARKLHEGAQVRLNDSTINIIADKSEGVRVIKFNFSNRDEVMKFLDEAGKMPLPPYIKNDDESNMRESYQTVFAKNDGSAAAPTASLHFTPELLARIKSNGVKIAYLTLHVGLGTFRPVKTQDIRDHNIHSERCEISQETAQIINDCKTKGGRVIACGTTAARTLESFADENGKIKPGILDTKLFIYPGYKFKIVDALITNFHLPESSLIMLVSSFAGNLAGALSQEDNEKILSRLINIYELAIKEGWRFFSFGDAMFIT from the coding sequence ATGACTAATATTTATGATTTAAGCTCGTACAATTATAATTTACCGCCCGAAAGAATCGCTCAATTTCCTGCAAGTCCCCGTGATTCGTCGAGGTTGCTTGTATGGAACGTAAAGAAAGATTCAATCCTGACAGATAAATATTTTCGGGACATAATAAATTTTTTGACTCCTGATGATTTGTTAGTGCTCAATGATACGCGCGTTATTCCTGCGAGATTGAATGCTTTTCGCGAAAGCGGCGGCAAATGCGAGCTTCTGTTATTAAAAAATTTGGACGCAGATTTTATCACGTGGGAGGCCCTTGTTAAACCAGCTAGAAAACTTCACGAGGGCGCGCAGGTCAGACTCAATGACTCAACAATTAATATAATCGCCGACAAGTCCGAAGGAGTCAGAGTCATAAAATTTAATTTCTCGAATCGTGATGAAGTCATGAAATTTCTTGATGAAGCCGGAAAAATGCCCCTTCCTCCATATATAAAGAATGATGACGAGTCAAACATGCGCGAGTCATATCAGACAGTTTTTGCGAAAAATGACGGTTCAGCAGCAGCACCGACAGCGAGTTTACATTTTACTCCGGAATTATTAGCGCGAATCAAGTCTAATGGCGTAAAAATTGCGTATTTGACTCTTCATGTAGGACTCGGAACGTTCAGGCCGGTAAAGACTCAAGATATAAGAGATCATAATATTCATTCTGAACGCTGCGAAATTTCACAAGAGACAGCGCAAATTATAAACGATTGCAAGACTAAAGGCGGGCGGGTGATTGCTTGCGGAACGACGGCGGCTCGGACGTTAGAGTCATTTGCTGACGAGAACGGGAAAATTAAACCGGGCATTCTTGACACGAAATTATTTATTTATCCCGGCTATAAATTCAAGATAGTTGACGCTCTAATCACAAATTTTCACTTGCCCGAAAGCTCGTTAATAATGCTTGTGTCGTCATTTGCCGGAAATTTGGCCGGGGCACTCTCGCAGGAAGACAACGAAAAAATTTTATCGCGCCTTATAAATATTTATGAACTTGCAATAAAAGAAGGCTGGCGGTTTTTCTCGTTCGGGGACGCTATGTTTATCACGTAA
- the ruvC gene encoding crossover junction endodeoxyribonuclease RuvC: protein MRVCLGIDPGLARVGYGAVSQSGSTLQALNYGCIETSPDMKFSNRLLKIYDSLREQILLCKPDFLSVERLFFGRNTTTAEFVYQARGIIILLAAQNNLPVFEPKPNQIKLTLCGTGTADKSQVQKMIQRFLALDEIPKPDDTADALAAAVTGLAMEKFS from the coding sequence TTGCGCGTTTGTCTTGGAATTGATCCGGGGTTAGCTAGAGTCGGTTACGGAGCTGTGAGTCAGTCAGGCTCAACCCTGCAGGCACTCAATTACGGCTGTATCGAAACTAGCCCCGACATGAAATTTAGTAATAGGCTCCTGAAAATTTATGATTCACTTCGGGAGCAAATTTTGTTGTGTAAACCTGATTTTCTCTCGGTTGAACGTTTATTTTTCGGGCGCAACACAACGACGGCGGAATTTGTTTATCAAGCGCGGGGGATAATTATTTTACTCGCAGCACAAAATAATTTGCCAGTCTTCGAACCTAAGCCCAACCAGATAAAATTGACTCTTTGCGGGACGGGGACAGCTGATAAATCGCAGGTTCAGAAAATGATACAACGATTCTTAGCACTTGATGAGATTCCCAAGCCCGACGACACAGCAGACGCACTCGCCGCAGCAGTTACAGGACTCGCAATGGAGAAATTTTCATGA
- a CDS encoding glycosyltransferase, which produces MNVLFINSVCGTGSTGKITGELAENYAREGHNVKIAYGRSDYVPERFKKFAVKIGSKSDLYFHALMTRLTDRHGFYSTNATKNFLKWADKFNPNILWLHNIHGYYINIELLFNWIKAREDLKIFWTLHDCWSFTGHCAYFTMAACDKWMTHCENCPQKNSYPASFVDSSRKNFADKKILFTGVKDLTIITPSKWLAGLVKKSFLRDYPVEVRYNTIDRNIFKPAPGNFREKYNLQDKKIILGVASIWEKRKGLDDFIKLAEILDAKKFAIVLVGLKPSQIKNLPANIIAIPRTNNQIELANIYTESDIFFNPSREENYPTVNLEAESCGTPVITYDSGGSPETIKREDSHIIKCGDIESVKNLLEDLYK; this is translated from the coding sequence ATGAACGTACTATTTATTAACTCAGTCTGCGGAACTGGCAGCACCGGCAAAATAACAGGCGAACTTGCAGAAAATTACGCGCGTGAAGGTCATAACGTAAAAATTGCTTATGGCCGCAGCGATTATGTACCGGAAAGATTCAAAAAATTTGCGGTCAAGATCGGCAGTAAATCAGATTTATATTTTCATGCATTAATGACGCGCTTGACAGACAGGCACGGCTTTTACTCGACTAATGCGACAAAAAATTTTCTGAAATGGGCTGATAAATTCAATCCAAATATTTTATGGCTGCATAACATTCACGGCTATTATATAAATATCGAGCTGTTATTTAACTGGATTAAGGCGCGCGAAGATCTAAAAATTTTCTGGACTCTTCACGACTGCTGGAGCTTTACGGGTCATTGTGCATATTTTACTATGGCAGCTTGCGATAAATGGATGACTCATTGTGAAAATTGCCCGCAAAAAAATTCTTATCCTGCAAGTTTTGTAGATTCGAGTCGTAAAAATTTCGCTGACAAAAAAATTTTATTCACTGGAGTCAAAGATTTAACGATTATAACACCCTCAAAGTGGCTGGCCGGACTCGTCAAAAAAAGTTTTCTGCGTGATTACCCCGTCGAAGTCAGATATAACACGATTGATAGAAATATTTTCAAGCCTGCGCCGGGAAATTTCCGGGAAAAATATAATTTGCAGGACAAAAAAATTATTCTGGGAGTCGCAAGCATATGGGAAAAACGCAAGGGACTCGATGACTTCATAAAACTTGCTGAAATCCTTGACGCGAAAAAATTTGCAATTGTCCTCGTAGGGTTAAAGCCTTCGCAAATAAAAAATTTACCCGCAAATATTATCGCAATCCCGCGCACAAATAATCAAATCGAGCTTGCAAATATTTATACTGAGTCAGACATATTCTTTAACCCCAGCAGAGAAGAAAATTATCCGACTGTAAATCTTGAGGCCGAGTCGTGCGGGACACCTGTTATTACTTATGATTCGGGAGGTTCGCCGGAAACTATAAAGCGTGAAGACTCTCATATAATTAAGTGCGGAGATATTGAATCAGTGAAAAATTTGCTGGAAGATTTATATAAATAA